GCGCCCACGTCCACTTCGGTGAACCCCGCTTTCTTCATCAGTTCCACCAGTTCTTCGTCCACAGCTCCCGGATTCAGTCCCATGGTGCGGACTTGAAGGTGCAGTTGACGAGCGATAAGAAGTTTAAGAACATTCTTAGCGTGCGGTAACGGAATGTTGAACGTGCTATCAGTAAACTCCACACACCGGATTCCGGTTTTCTCAACAAGGAGAGCAATTTCGTCAACGACTCTTTCTGGTTTCTTCAAGCGATACGTTCGCCCTTCGATGCGATTGTACGTGCAATAGACGCACGCAAGCGGACAACCTCGTTTGGTCTGCACTTGTAAAGGCGAGTTGTATTGAAGATAGGGTTTAAGGTCTAAATAACGACTGGGATCAACCACAGGCAGGCTGTTTAGATCGCGCACTCTGGAAGGAGCATGCTCTACCACCGTGCCATTGCTGGATCTATAAATCAGCCCAGGGACGTCTTCCAAAGGTGCGCCGTCTCTGATGCGCCCCAAAAAGGACACCATAGCTTCTTCTCCATCCCCGGCAATGGCAAAGGGGACACCAAAAAACTCCAGCATCTCTCTCCCGTTGATTCCCAGGGCGGGACCTCCGAGAACAATCGGCCCTGAAAAAGACTGTTTGCAGGGTTCGATGACGTTAGTCTTTGTGGATTCCAGTAAAAACTGTGTCTGGAACCCTACGGAATTGTCGATATTGCGAACGCTGATACCCACCACATCGGGTCGATGTTGTGCGACCGCTTTTCTGATAGCTTCCGCCGGGTTGGAAGCAAAACAGAGATCGAGCACCGTAACATCATGACCGGCTTGTTCCACAGCGGCGGCGACACAACACAGCCCGAAGGGAATAACGGGCCAGGGCTGTTTGAAGGTATTGGAATTGATCAGTAAAACTTTCATAAAAAAACCCCTTTCGTTCTAGGATGAAAGTCAAAGTTTTGTGTTCGATATGTGACAAAGAACCCTCGGTTGACCGGATACCTGCAGACAAAGAATCAGTGCCGGAAGAAAAAGGAGATCCCCAGCAAGCGCACTGAGCATGATCATGACGCTTAGAAAGCCGAAATGGATCGTGGGAACAAAATGACTGAGCACCGAAACCCCGAAGCCGATCAAAAGAATCAGGGTGGACGAGGTCATAGCCTGTCCTTTGGTCAAGATACCAAACGACAAGGATTGTGACGGGGTTAAACCTGAACTTCGGTTCTCCACATAGACACCGATGAAATGGATGGTGTTGTCCACAACCATGCCGATGGCTACGGCGGCAATGATCGCTGTGGCCGTATTGAGGGGGATGTCTAGAAGCCCCATGAGGCCGAAATTAAGAGCCAAAGGGAACAGGTTGGGAATGAGACTAAGAAGCCCCAACTTCCAGGACCTCAAGGCTATGATCATAATGGGCCAGATCACAAGGATCGCCAAGGCTAAGCTTTGAGTCTGACCGCTGACCAAGGCCTCTGTGGTGTTCACTCCATGGACGGCCCGACCGCTCAGCCGAACGGTCACTCCTTCCGGAGCCTGGGATTCGGCAAATTCCCTCATACGTTGGAGGATTTCAGCCTGAGCGCTTGAACGGTGTTCGGAAAGACGAAAGGTCACCCGGGCATGGCTGTAAGAGTCGTTGACGTAGGCTTTGAGGTCTTTGGGATCGTAAAGCAGGAGGTACTGAGCGATGAGATCACGTTTTTCAGGAAGGCGATAAAAATCGGGATGCTCTTGATGAAAAGCTTTGTTCATATCTTTTAAGAAATCCACCAAAGAAAGAGACGTGTCGACACCGTCCAAAGCTTTTCCTCGTGCCTGAAGAGCTTCCAAGTAGCGCAATAGACCGGGATCCTTGAAAGCATCTGTTTTGTGGGCGTTGACCGACACATCAAAGGAACCGACGCCCGCCAGATTCTGCTCAACAAAGGTGAAGGACCGTCGCAAAGGGTCTGAAGGTTTAAAATAGTCAAGCAGATTGGTTTCTACCCGAATTTTTTGAGCCAGAAAGGCACCGGCGAGCATAAGGAACACACCTCCGGTGACAAGGGTCTTGGGGTGGTTGAGAACCAGTCGACGCGTCGCTTCAAGAATCCACATCATGGTCCTTTTTTCCCGGTCCTTTATGTAAAGGTTTTCCGGCGGAAAAAGCAGGATCAAAGGGGGAAGGAGCACAAAGGCGAAGAAGAACTCGAAAACCATCCCCAGAGACGCGGTCCACGCGAAATCACGAATGGGAGGAATGGGGCTGACAGCCAGGGACAGAAACCCCACAAAGGTGGTCAGTGTCGTGAGAAAAGACGGGCGGATGACCCGTGCAAGCACAGAGTTCAGGGCTCGGCGCCGATCGTTTCCTGCAGAGTGCAGAACGTTTATCTCCAGGTGGCTAAAGATATGAACCGTGTCGGAAAGGGAAAGGGCCATCACAAGGGGAGGGACGATGACCGTGACATTGTGCAAGGTGATTCCCGCCATGGGAAAGAAACCCATG
The nucleotide sequence above comes from Desulfosoma sp.. Encoded proteins:
- a CDS encoding radical SAM protein → MKVLLINSNTFKQPWPVIPFGLCCVAAAVEQAGHDVTVLDLCFASNPAEAIRKAVAQHRPDVVGISVRNIDNSVGFQTQFLLESTKTNVIEPCKQSFSGPIVLGGPALGINGREMLEFFGVPFAIAGDGEEAMVSFLGRIRDGAPLEDVPGLIYRSSNGTVVEHAPSRVRDLNSLPVVDPSRYLDLKPYLQYNSPLQVQTKRGCPLACVYCTYNRIEGRTYRLKKPERVVDEIALLVEKTGIRCVEFTDSTFNIPLPHAKNVLKLLIARQLHLQVRTMGLNPGAVDEELVELMKKAGFTEVDVGAESGSDRMLESLGKNFRKKDILRTGELLQKAGIPVTWYLLLGAPGETTQTLQETFETMEKAAASWDLINVAVGIRLYNGAPITERVRKDFPSLAVEKRNFLFPAHLPDSYGLDVHTIKDLTKRQAMRKSNYYMYDEDEKTPPALLRCIATLYRLGRIQQPLWRSFILLRRLQKITGYTTLRRFLYESRMGSKRQPAKLSG
- a CDS encoding MMPL family transporter; the encoded protein is MPRIMGCLDKLPDFVTRRSRLCLGLGLLVAFGFGAFAPFVQTVNNVDYFTLEDHPDTLFYEELKKVFGNDEFFVIAFQKPDLFSKENLQLIKEVTEKLENLPGVREVLSLANVNETRGGEGFFEVHPFLEEIPESQEALQELRSRALSNPLYVRQILSQDATTTAIVVFPDDRPEDPDHRKRLLSATERILEPYRSDGTSFHLAGWTVMNVSLSQYMKDDLFRFIPITYLLIGLTIHWIFRRFQLTLLALLNISACLTATMGFFPMAGITLHNVTVIVPPLVMALSLSDTVHIFSHLEINVLHSAGNDRRRALNSVLARVIRPSFLTTLTTFVGFLSLAVSPIPPIRDFAWTASLGMVFEFFFAFVLLPPLILLFPPENLYIKDREKRTMMWILEATRRLVLNHPKTLVTGGVFLMLAGAFLAQKIRVETNLLDYFKPSDPLRRSFTFVEQNLAGVGSFDVSVNAHKTDAFKDPGLLRYLEALQARGKALDGVDTSLSLVDFLKDMNKAFHQEHPDFYRLPEKRDLIAQYLLLYDPKDLKAYVNDSYSHARVTFRLSEHRSSAQAEILQRMREFAESQAPEGVTVRLSGRAVHGVNTTEALVSGQTQSLALAILVIWPIMIIALRSWKLGLLSLIPNLFPLALNFGLMGLLDIPLNTATAIIAAVAIGMVVDNTIHFIGVYVENRSSGLTPSQSLSFGILTKGQAMTSSTLILLIGFGVSVLSHFVPTIHFGFLSVMIMLSALAGDLLFLPALILCLQVSGQPRVLCHISNTKL